The sequence below is a genomic window from Aspergillus nidulans FGSC A4 chromosome V.
GAGTTCGCCGATGCTGCGGCGgggaatgaggatgaagtgGAAGCTGTTTGGCCGGTGACGTATGATGCTTAGAGTCCGTCACTCTACCGTGTGCTATGTGCCACGGCATTGTTAATATGCGTTGTCTACAGTAGTCTCCAGTGATGCAGGCATGTCACGGTATCTACCTTAGATCTATCTATCTGTAGAGGCGGCATCCACAGCATCGACGCCCCTGTACTCAAAATACTGATTCCACTCAGGATCCTCAATCAAAGTCTGCGCCAGGTCCTTCTCGTAGAAGATAGCAAACTCACacccctcgtcctcgttgcCCGTCCCTGCTCTTGGCGGATAGACAATGATCACCCCGTTCGTGACACAATCAAGCAAGTGGCGATACGTGATCGGCCGGGCGAACCCGAAATCCGCTGCAGTGATATTGGCATCTCGATGGTCCGTCTGCAGAATGCTCATAGGCGGCTTCGAATCAATGCGGATATTCAGCGTTTTCTTATCCAGCACCGTCGAGACTAGGGTAAGCATCTGGTCGAGACCCTCCTGCGTGACGCTGTTGGTGAGGGCTCGGATATAAGACGCGAGTTTGGGGAACGGCCAGTCAGAAATGATCTCCGAAATGGTCGGGTTGGGCATAGAGATCTGCGCTGTCGTGTTGAGCGCCGCAGACATGACGTTCCCTTGCATCCGCGGTGGAACAGGAGGGTCGTGGAACCGGCGACGCATGTCGACCGCTTCAGCccagaagatctgggagGAGGGGTCCGGGTTGAAGACCGGTGCACGGAGACGTGTTAGGGTTCGCATGAtgaaggccgagaaggcGTCGTATGTGGAGATCCAGCTCCCGTCGTCGGGCGTGGCAAGAGCTTTTAGCTGAGCGGCTTTGCTCTTGGgcaggtggaagaggagcgAGACCCCGGTGCGCTGGTCTGGGTGCCGCTGAGGCGCAGGAGGGCCGTTAACCTTCTGGT
It includes:
- a CDS encoding uncharacterized protein (transcript_id=CADANIAT00003015), with amino-acid sequence MPSEQVYHLHPLGWETDPQEERFKISTLDYLSVQSYNNYALFFRLDDEQKPTAVDIIKAGLERTLSQNRHLCGTIEKDPEGGHSYVKKKESTVKFVVQWLDKDGDQYPSIDEIEQAHFSAVKLGDLNTWSVPPMTYGEKPEANPDSSPTVAAYKANFVRGGLVFIMHHHHYSNDIMGWAGLTHQLAENCYATLHKTEFPPWDPANIDLSRITKPDPPEDQKVNGPPAPQRHPDQRTGVSLLFHLPKSKAAQLKALATPDDGSWISTYDAFSAFIMRTLTRLRAPVFNPDPSSQIFWAEAVDMRRRFHDPPVPPRMQGNVMSAALNTTAQISMPNPTISEIISDWPFPKLASYIRALTNSVTQEGLDQMLTLVSTVLDKKTLNIRIDSKPPMSILQTDHRDANITAADFGFARPITYRHLLDCVTNGVIIVYPPRAGTGNEDEGCEFAIFYEKDLAQTLIEDPEWNQYFEYRGVDAVDAASTDR